In Streptomyces hawaiiensis, one genomic interval encodes:
- a CDS encoding DUF5703 family protein, giving the protein MPEYEFVDVYVPRGVSRKETARLLTDHAEYGHWELHRLSLLRDGSRKVRLRRRIIRQVRATW; this is encoded by the coding sequence ATGCCGGAATACGAATTTGTCGACGTGTACGTTCCGCGCGGGGTCTCCCGCAAGGAAACGGCACGTCTGCTGACGGACCACGCGGAGTACGGACACTGGGAGTTGCACCGTCTGAGCCTGCTGCGCGACGGCAGCCGCAAGGTGCGGTTGCGTCGGCGGATCATCCGCCAGGTGCGGGCCACGTGGTGA
- a CDS encoding aldo/keto reductase: MEQRHLGHTGLRVSRIGLGTLTWGRDTDEHDAADLMKSFWEAGGTLVDTADVYGDGEAEYLLGRLMDGLVPRRDLIISTKAGSVPDPDRRFDCSRGHLLSALDGSLSRLGTEYVDLWHVHAFDPDTPLEETLQALDLAVSSGRARYAAVSNFCGWQLARAATWQLAAPGTRTRLAGAQLEYSLLQRGVEREVLPAALDLGIGLLPSSPLGRGVLTGKYRGDAMPPDSRGASEHLAPFVAPYLDDTASRIVDAVATAADGLAVTPLQVALAWVRDRPGVTAPIVGARNAQQLTAALSVETLSLPDEICRALDDVSAPVHRYPDHDWSTL, from the coding sequence ATGGAGCAGAGGCATCTCGGCCACACCGGCCTTCGTGTGTCCCGGATCGGGCTCGGCACCCTGACCTGGGGGCGGGACACCGACGAGCACGACGCCGCGGACCTGATGAAGTCGTTCTGGGAAGCGGGCGGGACCCTCGTCGACACCGCGGACGTGTACGGCGACGGTGAGGCCGAGTACCTGCTCGGCAGGCTCATGGACGGGCTGGTGCCCCGTCGTGATCTGATCATCTCGACCAAGGCCGGCAGCGTGCCGGACCCCGACCGCCGCTTCGACTGCTCCCGCGGCCATCTGCTCTCCGCGCTGGACGGTTCGCTCTCCCGGCTCGGCACCGAGTACGTCGACCTGTGGCATGTGCACGCGTTCGACCCGGACACCCCGCTGGAGGAGACGCTCCAGGCTCTCGACCTGGCAGTCTCCAGCGGGCGTGCCCGCTATGCCGCCGTCTCCAACTTCTGCGGCTGGCAGCTGGCCAGGGCCGCGACCTGGCAGTTGGCGGCCCCCGGAACCCGGACCCGGCTGGCCGGTGCGCAGCTGGAGTACTCCCTGCTCCAGCGTGGCGTCGAGCGCGAGGTGCTGCCGGCCGCGCTCGATCTGGGCATAGGCCTGCTGCCGTCCTCGCCGCTCGGGCGCGGGGTGCTGACGGGCAAGTACCGGGGCGACGCGATGCCGCCGGACTCGCGCGGTGCGTCGGAGCACCTCGCGCCGTTCGTCGCGCCGTACCTCGACGACACGGCGAGCCGCATCGTGGACGCCGTGGCGACCGCGGCCGACGGGCTGGCGGTGACGCCGCTCCAGGTGGCCCTGGCGTGGGTCCGCGACCGGCCCGGCGTGACCGCCCCGATCGTCGGCGCGCGCAACGCGCAGCAGCTCACGGCGGCATTGTCAGTGGAGACCCTTAGTCTTCCTGACGAGATCTGCCGGGCGCTCGACGATGTGTCGGCGCCCGTGCACCGCTATCCCGATCACGACTGGAGCACGCTGTGA
- a CDS encoding helix-hairpin-helix domain-containing protein, which yields MSTEPETTEDAEPGTPGADSTPGPADRAGSGAADTEQAPDTEGGDAGAGQASDAESAEAGDAQASDAESTEAGTEHASKAESTEAGAGQASDAQSTETGAEQASDAESTETGDAQASDAQSTETGAGQVSEAEAELRAQQAERERIEQRKAEKKAPIASGTKLSGKAADLLAAVRAVESGEKPVAAVFEEPRPAPRRSAPEPERRPQPVAPEPVATSAAPAPEAVRAVRQVLAEGGAPEALAPQIAAALGEGADEQLRTDPWQLLRIAGVRPEQADGFARALLGAECGPDDERRGRALTGWLLEQAALAGHTALEMPALLAALAQRGVPEPAGAVQDAIAEGEALVFQDALEVKAGAPARSDEEGAEEDEERPVRVLVGLERYALAEESLADGLARLVNSVPKQDGSAEDWERAAAAAQRSTAELIRAVAGQGLVLHTGGEASLAEPAALLNAARSFGLRAWAATHGPIGRNRFAALLRRSGQAADVSARAEEAPADSPVATVSGLLAGLEGPGRDADGALDLDLLVVLDAPQLDVEAAALLTESLPDGARLVLAGDPAVLWSVGPGRVFADLLAARICPQVASRRPDQGPLGELVSGIGIGELNQVEAPGKEVVIVPVRDAGEAVHRTVQLVVDSVPRAIGVPAEETQVITPGHGGAVGTRALNAALKERLNPGPGRFGGFDPGDRIVYSPVPGRALQGRVVTADGEGLHLSCEGENVVVPKERVEQSVRHGWALTAHQAVGSRWPAVVVVLPGDASQALSRPWVYTAFGRADRHLSVVHGVEQALPRAVAEIPAKPRTTRLPVLLAPQISGT from the coding sequence GTGAGCACGGAGCCCGAGACCACGGAGGACGCCGAGCCGGGGACGCCGGGCGCCGACAGCACACCGGGGCCGGCCGACAGGGCGGGGAGTGGTGCGGCCGACACCGAGCAGGCGCCCGACACCGAGGGCGGTGACGCCGGCGCCGGGCAGGCATCGGACGCCGAGAGCGCTGAAGCCGGCGACGCGCAGGCATCGGACGCCGAGAGCACTGAAGCCGGCACCGAACACGCGTCCAAGGCCGAGAGCACTGAAGCCGGAGCCGGGCAGGCATCCGACGCCCAGAGCACTGAAACCGGAGCCGAGCAGGCATCGGACGCCGAGAGCACTGAAACCGGCGACGCGCAGGCATCCGACGCCCAGAGCACTGAAACCGGAGCCGGGCAGGTGTCCGAGGCCGAGGCCGAGCTGCGGGCTCAGCAGGCCGAGCGGGAGCGCATCGAGCAGCGCAAGGCCGAGAAGAAGGCACCCATCGCGAGCGGTACCAAGCTGAGCGGCAAAGCCGCCGATCTGCTCGCGGCCGTACGGGCCGTCGAGAGCGGCGAGAAGCCGGTGGCCGCGGTGTTCGAAGAGCCCCGGCCCGCCCCCCGGCGCTCCGCCCCCGAGCCGGAACGGCGGCCGCAGCCCGTGGCACCCGAGCCTGTCGCGACCTCGGCGGCACCCGCGCCGGAGGCGGTCCGAGCCGTGCGGCAGGTGCTCGCCGAGGGCGGCGCGCCGGAAGCGCTCGCGCCGCAGATCGCCGCCGCACTGGGCGAGGGTGCGGACGAACAGCTGCGCACCGACCCCTGGCAGTTGCTGCGGATCGCAGGCGTGCGACCCGAGCAGGCCGACGGTTTCGCCCGGGCCCTGCTCGGCGCCGAGTGCGGCCCGGACGACGAGCGGCGGGGCCGGGCCCTCACCGGCTGGCTCCTGGAGCAGGCGGCGCTGGCCGGGCACACCGCCCTGGAGATGCCGGCGCTCCTCGCGGCCCTGGCCCAGCGGGGCGTGCCGGAACCCGCCGGCGCCGTGCAGGACGCGATCGCGGAGGGTGAGGCACTGGTCTTCCAGGACGCCCTGGAGGTGAAGGCCGGTGCCCCGGCCCGGAGCGACGAGGAAGGCGCGGAGGAGGACGAGGAGCGGCCGGTCCGTGTCCTGGTCGGGCTGGAGCGGTACGCGCTGGCGGAGGAGAGCCTGGCCGACGGCCTGGCCAGGCTGGTCAACTCGGTGCCCAAGCAGGACGGTTCGGCCGAGGACTGGGAGCGGGCCGCCGCCGCGGCCCAGAGGTCGACGGCGGAGCTGATCCGCGCGGTCGCCGGGCAGGGCCTGGTGCTGCACACCGGCGGCGAGGCGTCCCTGGCCGAGCCCGCGGCCCTGCTGAACGCCGCGCGGTCCTTCGGGCTGCGGGCCTGGGCGGCCACACACGGCCCGATCGGCCGCAACCGTTTCGCGGCGCTGCTGCGACGGTCCGGCCAGGCGGCGGACGTCTCCGCGCGAGCTGAGGAGGCTCCCGCCGACTCCCCCGTCGCCACCGTCTCCGGATTGCTCGCCGGCCTCGAAGGGCCCGGCCGGGACGCGGACGGGGCCCTCGATCTCGATCTGCTCGTCGTGCTCGACGCGCCCCAGCTGGATGTCGAGGCGGCGGCTCTGCTGACGGAGTCGCTGCCGGACGGGGCACGGCTGGTGCTGGCCGGGGATCCGGCGGTGCTGTGGTCCGTGGGGCCGGGGCGGGTGTTCGCGGACCTGCTCGCGGCGCGGATCTGCCCCCAAGTGGCCTCGCGGCGGCCGGATCAGGGGCCGTTGGGCGAGCTGGTCTCCGGAATCGGCATCGGCGAGCTGAACCAGGTCGAGGCCCCCGGCAAGGAGGTCGTGATCGTGCCCGTGCGGGACGCGGGCGAGGCCGTGCACCGGACGGTGCAGCTCGTCGTGGACTCGGTGCCGCGGGCGATCGGCGTACCGGCCGAGGAGACCCAGGTGATCACCCCCGGGCACGGCGGGGCCGTCGGGACGCGTGCGCTCAACGCGGCGCTGAAGGAACGGCTCAACCCGGGCCCGGGCCGCTTCGGCGGCTTCGACCCCGGGGACCGGATCGTCTACTCCCCCGTGCCGGGGCGTGCGCTGCAGGGTCGTGTGGTGACGGCGGACGGCGAGGGGCTGCACCTGTCGTGCGAGGGCGAGAACGTCGTCGTACCGAAGGAGCGGGTGGAGCAGTCCGTGCGGCACGGGTGGGCGCTGACCGCGCACCAGGCCGTGGGGAGCCGGTGGCCCGCGGTGGTCGTGGTGCTGCCGGGAGATGCGTCCCAGGCTCTCAGCCGGCCGTGGGTGTACACGGCGTTCGGGCGGGCCGACCGGCATCTGTCCGTGGTGCACGGCGTGGAGCAGGCGCTTCCCCGGGCCGTGGCCGAGATTCCCGCGAAGCCGCGGACGACCCGGCTTCCGGTGCTGCTCGCGCCGCAGATCAGCGGCACGTGA
- a CDS encoding LLM class F420-dependent oxidoreductase: MQLGINLGYWGAGMDADNLAVAQEADRLGYAVCWAAEAYGSDAATVLSWVAAQTERIDVGSAIFQIPARQPAMTAMTAATLDSLSGGRFRLGLGVSGPQVSEGWYGVKFDKPLARTREYVEIVRKAMTRERLSYEGQHWTLPLPGGPGKPIKLTVHPQREHIPLYIAAIGPKNLEQTGEIADGALLIFPSAEHLEDTTIKHLRAGREKAGKTLDGFDVCPTLPLAVGDDKDVATLADTFRPYTALYVGGMGSPKQNFYNQLAQRMGYEQEAAEIQSKYLSGDKQGAAAAVPHDLIDKTTLLGSVDRIADRMKAYAAAGVTTLSLAPAGFTLDERLASLRAGTEALERAGLA; this comes from the coding sequence ATGCAGCTCGGTATCAACCTCGGCTACTGGGGTGCCGGAATGGACGCGGACAACCTGGCCGTCGCCCAGGAGGCCGACCGGCTCGGATACGCCGTCTGCTGGGCCGCCGAGGCCTACGGCTCCGACGCCGCCACCGTACTGAGCTGGGTCGCCGCCCAGACCGAGCGCATCGACGTCGGCTCCGCCATCTTCCAGATCCCGGCCCGCCAGCCCGCGATGACGGCCATGACGGCAGCCACCCTCGACTCCCTTTCCGGCGGCCGCTTCCGCCTCGGCCTCGGCGTCTCCGGCCCGCAGGTCTCCGAGGGCTGGTACGGCGTCAAGTTCGACAAGCCGCTCGCCCGCACCCGCGAGTACGTCGAGATCGTCCGCAAGGCCATGACCCGCGAGCGTCTGTCCTACGAGGGACAGCACTGGACGCTGCCCCTGCCCGGCGGCCCGGGCAAGCCGATCAAGCTGACCGTGCACCCGCAGCGCGAGCACATCCCGCTGTACATCGCCGCGATCGGCCCGAAGAACCTCGAGCAGACCGGCGAGATCGCCGACGGCGCTCTGCTGATCTTCCCGTCCGCCGAGCACCTCGAGGACACGACGATCAAGCACCTGCGCGCCGGGCGAGAGAAGGCCGGCAAGACCCTCGACGGGTTCGACGTCTGCCCGACCCTGCCGCTCGCCGTCGGCGACGACAAGGACGTGGCCACGCTCGCCGACACCTTCCGCCCCTACACTGCGCTGTACGTCGGCGGCATGGGCAGTCCCAAGCAGAACTTCTACAACCAGCTCGCCCAGCGCATGGGCTACGAGCAGGAAGCCGCCGAGATCCAGAGCAAGTACCTCTCCGGCGACAAGCAGGGCGCCGCGGCCGCCGTGCCGCACGACCTGATCGACAAGACGACCCTGCTCGGTTCCGTCGACCGGATCGCGGACCGGATGAAGGCCTATGCCGCGGCCGGAGTCACCACCCTGTCCCTCGCGCCCGCGGGCTTCACGCTCGACGAGCGGCTCGCGTCCCTGAGGGCCGGCACGGAGGCCCTGGAACGCGCCGGGCTCGCCTAG